Proteins from a genomic interval of Zingiber officinale cultivar Zhangliang chromosome 2A, Zo_v1.1, whole genome shotgun sequence:
- the LOC122043505 gene encoding aspartic proteinase CDR1-like — translation MTIMILLALSMAAAVTTTETAASFSIELIHRDSPKSPFYNQSATLLDRSRAAIYRSAHQARRIAARAQRKGGITSFDAVSRVVPDSFEYLMELRVGTPPFSILAIADTGSDLIWANCVPCTKCYKQTAPYFDPGKSSSYRTLPCQSNICKALAHRPCAGGSSCEYRYEYDDGSKIDGVLSTEDLTFDSSAGSPLVFSNIAFGCNSQSSGVFSRRAGGLAGLSGSPISLVSQIVPSLDKRYFSYCLVPMSDAQASSKVIFGSTGVVAGSKVTTPMTVEDSFFVLRLEEIIVDGAGSVPVPPSAPGLKTGNIIIDSGTTLNYLHTGVLSSLVQEVSRVVSLPKATDPDRLMPLCFTVTGESDRQKLPFITFKFAGEASLRLSPTSMFMQEAHQVVCLAVTDSGSDTAIFGYLAQQNIHVGYDLDISAVSFASADCTKL, via the exons ATGACGATAATGATTTTACTTGCGCTCTCTATGGCGGCGGCCGTGACAACGACGGAGACGGCGGCAAGTTTTAGCATCGAGCTTATCCATCGCGACTCCCCTAAATCTCCGTTCTACAATCAGTCTGCCACATTACTAGATCGCTCACGTGCCGCAATCTATCGCTCCGCCCACCAAGCCCGCCGGATTGCTGCACGTGCGCAAAGAAAAGg TGGCATCACGTCGTTCGACGCGGTCTCAAGGGTGGTCCCCGACTCGTTTGAGTATCTGATGGAGCTTCGTGTCGGCACGCCGCCGTTCTCCATCCTGGCCATCGCCGACACCGGCAGCGACCTCATCTGGGCCAACTGCGTCCCCTGCACAAAGTGCTACAAGCAGACAGCGCCGTACTTCGATCCAGGCAAATCCTCCTCCTACCGGACGCTCCCCTGCCAGTCCAACATTTGCAAGGCCCTCGCCCACAGACCTTGCGCCGGCGGCAGCTCCTGCGAATACCGATATGAATACGACGACGGGTCGAAGATCGACGGCGTCCTCAGCACCGAGGACCTCACTTTCGACTCCTCCGCCGGGTCTCCGCTCGTCTTCTCCAATATCGCCTTTGGCTGCAACTCCCAGAGCAGCGGCGTCTTCAGCAGACGCGCCGGCGGGTTGGCAGGGCTCAGCGGCAGTCCCATCTCTCTCGTCTCACAGATCGTTCCCTCTCTCGACAAGAGATACTTCTCTTATTGCCTGGTTCCCATGTCAGACGCGCAGGCCAGCAGCAAAGTCATCTTCGGTTCCACCGGCGTGGTCGCCGGAAGTAAGGTCACCACCCCGATGACGGTGGAAGATTCCTTCTTCGTCCTCCGGCTAGAAGAGATCATAGTCGACGGTGCCGGCTCGGTCCCAGTCCCACCTTCCGCCCCTGGATTAAAGACAGGCAACATCATCATCGACTCCGGCACGACCTTAAACTACTTGCACACCGGCGTGCTCTCGAGTTTGGTGCAGGAGGTGTCGAGGGTGGTCAGCCTGCCCAAGGCTACTGATCCGGACCGCCTTATGCCGCTGTGCTTCACAGTGACCGGCGAGTCCGACAGGCAGAAGTTACCATTTATCACGTTCAAGTTCGCCGGAGAGGCGTCGTTGAGGCTGAGCCCGACGAGCATGTTCATGCAGGAAGCACATCAGGTGGTTTGCCTCGCGGTGACGGATTCTGGCTCCGACACGGCGATATTTGGGTATCTGGCTCAGCAAAATATACACGTTGGGTACGATCTCGATATCTCAGCAGTGTCCTTCGCTAGCGCCGATTGCACCAAGCTTTAG